Below is a genomic region from bacterium.
CGTAGACGAGAATCGCCGCCGACACGCTCACGTTGAGCGAGTCGGCGGCGCCGTTCATGGGGATGCGGCAGGCGCCGTCGGCGGCGGCCCGCATCTCCGCCGTGAGACCCCGGTTCTCCGCGCCCAGCAGGAAGGCCACCGGACCTGTCAGGTCCAGGTCCGTGTAGATGTCGCGGGCGTCGGGGGCGGCCGCCAGCAAGCGGACCGACCGCTCGCGCAGGGCGGCCACGATCTCCCCGGCGGGCGCTGTCGCCACCGGCACGCTGAAGACGGCACCGGTGGACGCGCGCAGGGCGTTGGGGTTCCAGGGATCGGCGCCGGTGCCGCAGGCCAGCACCGCGTCGACGCCTGCGCCGCTCGCCGAGCGCGCGACCGC
It encodes:
- a CDS encoding RNA methyltransferase encodes the protein AVARSASGAGVDAVLACGTGADPWNPNALRASTGAVFSVPVATAPAGEIVAALRERSVRLLAAAPDARDIYTDLDLTGPVAFLLGAENRGLTAEMRAAADGACRIPMNGAADSLNVSVSAAILVYEARRQRDGT